The genomic region TTGGGGAGATCGCGTTCAGTGGGAAAATACCGGCTTAAAAATCTGAAAATGATGCAGTTTTTCCCTTAGACATTGAGGAGATATTGTGGCGGCAGCCCACGGAAAAAAGCACATCGCAAAAAGCTCTTGTAGAGTAAATCTTGATATCTTTTTATCAGTGTGCTAACATAGAGTCAGAAAGATTAAGAGCCCTGGGATGCACGTGATGGACCGAGAGTTTATAACCAACACCATCACATAGGGAGTTCGGAGTCTTGACAGGGATTAGATGCCGTGCAGGAGCGGAACTATGAACTGGCGAGCAGAACACCCACCTGCTACGAGGCAGGTTTATAACTTAGGGAACACGACATGTTGGGGCTCTTAAATGATAACGCTTGCACTACCGACCTTTTGGGTCGGTTTTTTGTTCGTAAAAGAGCGGGAAAAAATTGACAATCGGTAAATAGTTTCGGTATTGTAGAATGGACGAAAGGGGGCTAGAAAAAATGAAGCAATATATCAAGAATAAAAAGGGTTTAATGATACATCTCATTGAAAACATCTTCGGTTCAAAGGAGCTTTTTATACTCTGTCATGGATTCACTGGAAGCGTTGAAAGTCATGTTATTTTGAAAATACGGGAATTATTATCCGAGTTAAAGCTAGACAATGTTTCTATTGATTTCACCAATAACATAAATGATTCGGGAGGTGACTTCTCCTTACATACCATTTCCGGGGAAATAGAAGATCTGCAAACGGTTTATGACAAATATCAGGCCCTTTACGAAAAAATATATTTAGTTGGCCATAGCATGGGTTGTTTTGTTACTACCCGTTTTGCCATCGGGCGTCCGCTAGATGGGTTAATTCTCGTTGCACCTCCTTATTCAATGAAAGAAACCATACAAAGGGCAGCAATGGCTCAGAATGAAAATCTTGATGAAGCTTTGGCTAAATGGAAGGAAAAGGGTTATACAATGATTTACAAGGAAAGCTTGCAGAAATCTTTCCCATTAAACTATTCTTTTTATGAAGATTTAACTCAATGGGAAGATATGGATCTTGCTAGTTATTATCAGAAGCTGGAATGCCCGGCTTTTGTTGTACTGTCATCGGACGACCTGGTTGTACCTCCTTGGCAGTCAAAAAAATTATTTTATTCTTTGGGTTCAAAGGAAAAAATATTGGTTGAAATCGCCGGGGCAACCCATTCCTTTGATAATGGTACAGACGGGAAATTAACGGAGGCCATAAGAGAATACTTGTCCGCCAAAATTTAGAGATAGAACTAAACGCTCGTGACTCTTCGGGTCACAAATTGATATGAAAATGTATTATTTTCATATCAATTTGCTAAGTGTAGCTTTAGATTCGTATTTAGCCAAGACCTATGAATGGAAATAAGCTAGATAACACTTGAACAACAGGGAGGAAATATATGCTACATCAATTTTCCCGCACTGAGTTAGCCATTGGACCGGAAGGTCTGGAAGCATTAAAAAAATCAACGGTTGCTGTTCTGGGGATTGGGGGAGTGGGTTCTTTTACTGTAGAAGCCCTGGCAAGAACTGCTGTAGGAAAACTTATTTTAATCGATAAAGACGTTGTTGATATCACCAATATTAATCGGCAAATCCATGCTAATTTAAACACTATTGGGCAGTCTAAAGCCGAGCTAATGAAAGAAAGAGTTAAAGCGATTAACCCGGAGTGTGATGTCATCACGATGAATATGTTTTACACCCCTGAGACAGCTTATCAGCTTTTTGGCCATTTTCTTGATTATGTGGCAGATGCCTCCGATACCATTTCGGGAAAAATCCATCTGATAAAGGAATGCTACTCAAGGAAGATCCCCATTATTTCCAGTATGGGAGCAGCCAATAAGACGGATCCTACTAAATTTAAAGTAGCGGATATATCGGAAACATCTTATGATCCTATTGCAAAGGTGATCAGACAAAAGCTAAGAAAGGATTATGGTATCCGAAAAGGGGTTAAGGTGGTATACTCCAAGGAAATACCTGTTAAGCAGCGTGAAGATGTGCTACAAAAAGTGGTTACCAATCCGGATTCACCGATTCGCAAAGCAAAAATGCCCCCTTCCAGCAATGCATTTGTTCCATCTGTGGCAGGATTGATCATGGCCTCGGTGATTATCAATGATTTGCTGGTCAAGGCGGGGATAGAAATTCCAAGGGTTAACCACTGAAAGGGAAGGATCATCTAAAGAAAATTTATATGATCATCGGTCACAATTTGATATGAAAATGTTTTTTCATATCAAATTTATTGTGTTTGGAGAATAGATTGTTAATATTTTGAGAAAATAAGGGGGTTAAGGAGGGATTGGTTGATGTTTTTAACACGTAGAGGATTTGTTAAGTGGCTGACTGCATCCATTCTAACCTTTCTCCTATACCCTTGGATCGGGGAATTTAATACCACTAAAGTATCTGCATTACCTTCTAATCCTTATACCGATCATCTTAGAAAGGGGATGGTTTGTCTAGGTGAGTTCAATCCAACTAAAGGGGAAAGATGGATGATTCAGTCAAATTGGCAACATGAAATTTACTAAAAAAATTCAGGCCTCTTTATGGTGGGGAGAGCGCCATTAAAGCCCATTGTCAAAAATGGAACTGGTTAAATCTTTTTATATAGAAGATACGAATATACAGTTATCATGATTACGCTGATCATGAGAGGAGTAAATAGAAGAATTGCTTTTACGGCCGGATCAAAGAATATGCCTGACAGGCCGATAATCCCTGTTAAAACAAATAATTTTCCGCCCAGCCGATGGGTTTTTTGCCAAACGGATTCATTTGCCAGGGTCCATGGAGTACGGATTCCAATAAAATAATTGTGGCGAAACCTTCCCATGTAGTTTCCTATAATGATAAATAAGAAGGATACGGCAATAGGAACGAACAGTGAGGCGTCCAGTGAAGCCTCTCCCCTCCCCACCCTTACTCCGTTCAAGACGGTGAAAAGCTGAAGAAAAATTAAAAGGACATGAATGGACCATCTCACAATGGTATAGCTGCCGATGAAAAGAGAATAATTATTTTTGCTCGGATCAATCTTGGGTAATAACAGAAATAGAAAAAACATCCCTAAATTAATTCCGGGAATCAAAAACAACAGAGTGTCTTTTGATAAATAATCATCAACCTCTCCACTTAAATTCCAATGGGAGGGAATTTGATCAGGCAATTGTTTGTACAGGAGAAAACCGGGAAGAAAACTGACTATAATCAACACAAACAGGACGAAATTACTCCCCTTAAAAATCTTCATAACTTTTTCTTCCTTTCTTTTGGATCTTTAAATTGAAGGAACCAGGCAACCAATTCCTGAAATACGGTGGTATTTAATGAATAGTAAATAAATTGCCCTTTTCTTTGATCAATTACGATATTGGCCTGTTTCAGTAAATTAAGATGATGAGATATACTTGGCTTTGTCATTTCAAAATGTTCCGCAATATCTCCTGCCGTCATATTCCTTTCCTTCAAGAGCTGGATAATTTGTCGCCGCGTTGGATCTGAAAGGGCCTTGAAGGTGTCATTCATTTGCATCACTCGCTTCATAATTTAGAGATTTAGATAAACTTCTAAATAAAATATATGCCAGATGCAAGCTCAAAGTCAATAAAGGCGTTTGCTTAATTTTACTCGTTAATTCCATTTCTCTTGGTGTAAAATATGTAATGAGAAAGAAAAGGAGGGGTTCCCTTGAAACTAGGAGTGGATATTGATGGCACAATCAAAAAAACGCAACAGGCGGCCATTCAGGTTTTTAATGAAGAATTGGGAAAAAATTTGACGGAGGAAGATATAGACAGTTTCTACTTGGACGAACCTTATGGATTAACCCAAAAAGAGGGAAAAAGGCTTTGGAGAAAATTGGAGCATCGAATCTATTCCCTTGGAGTTCCCATCGAGCAGGCGGCTGAAACGTTATCCCAATTGGTAAAGGATGGTCATGAAGTTTATTTTATTACAGCAAGGCCAGGAATGAAGCATATTCGAGAGGTAACCGTCAACTGGTTGAAAAAGCACGGATTTCCCTACAACGGTGATAACCTTTACATGAATTCCCAGGATAAGGCAAAGGTTGCACAGGAATTAGGAATTGATCTTTTTTTTGAGGATGCCCCTGATCATTTAGATCGACTTATTCATGCTAAAATTCCAACGGTTGTGGTGGATGCCGTGTATAACAGAGAATATACCGATATACCCCGTTTAACCCATTGGCAGGATGCCTATGGAATTATTTCTGATTTGCAGGACTAGCTTGATAAGTGGAACTAAAGATTTATACGTCCGCTAGTCGAGTTCGAGCAAAGAAGTGATTAAAGTTCGCTTCATAGCTAAAAAACGGAGCCCTCTAAAACATCTGGGGATTTCGTTTATGGAGTCAGTTTTCCCACCTTTACACTAGGAATTTAAAAACGTATAATGAACGGGAAAAGGTGGTAAGAAAATGGATTTATTCACATATTCTGAGGAACAGCAACGAGAAGCAAAAGGACCTTTGGCTGCCCGAATGAGACCCAGCAGCTTGGATGAGTTTGTCGGACAGCAACATATTGTAGGTCCGGGGAAATTGCTTCGGAGGGCTATTGAAGCTGACCAACTATCATCTGTTATTTTCTATGGGCCCCCCGGGACAGGGAAAACGACATTGGCCAGGGTGATCGCGAACACAACGAAAAGCACTTTTACCCAATTAAATGCCGTAACGGCAGGGGTCAGTGATATCCGGCAGATTATAACTGAGGCAAAGCAACGATTGGGTATGTACCAACAAAAAACGATATTGTTTGTAGATGAAATTCACCGGTTCAATAAAGCCCAACAGGATGCCCTACTTCCCTTTGTGGAAGACGGGGTAGTTATTCTAATTGGTGCCACGACGGAGAATCCCTTTTTTGAAGTGAATCCGGCCCTCCTTTCCAGATCACAAATTTTTTCCCTTACGCTGCTCTCAGAAGAGGATTTGCGACAGGTAGCAATAAGAGCATTAAATGATAGGGAAAAGGGATTGGGAAACTGGCAGGTACATATGGAAGAAGATGCCCTTCTTCATCTCATTCGTTATGCCGAGGGAGATGCAAGAAGAATGTTAAATGCATTGGAATTGGCTGTGGTTACAACCCCTCCCGATTATGAAGGAACCATTCATGTCACGTTAGATGTGGCAGTGGATTCAATTCAGCGACGGGCTGTCCGCTATGATAAATCAGGTGATAACCATTATGATACCATTTCTGCATTTATTAAATCGATTCGGGGGTCTGATCCTGATGCGGCCCTTTACTGGTTAGCCAGAATGATTGATGCCGGGGAAGACCCTAAATTTATCGCCAGGAGAATGATTATAGCAGCATCCGAGGATGTTGGAAATGCGGACCCGAGGGGATTGCAGGTAGCAGTTTCAGCCTTCCAGGCCCTAGATATCATTGGAATGCCGGAAGGAAGGATTCCATTGGCACAGGCGGTAACCTATCTTGCCTGTGCTCCGAAAAGCAATGCAGCCTATAACGGAATCAATCAAGCCTTGCGCTACATAAACGAGAAAGGCCATGGCGAGGTTCCATCCCATTTGAAGGATGCATCTTATAAGGGTGCCAAGAAATTGGGGCATGGAGTTG from Microaerobacter geothermalis harbors:
- a CDS encoding autorepressor SdpR family transcription factor produces the protein MNDTFKALSDPTRRQIIQLLKERNMTAGDIAEHFEMTKPSISHHLNLLKQANIVIDQRKGQFIYYSLNTTVFQELVAWFLQFKDPKERKKKL
- a CDS encoding SdpI family protein, which produces MKIFKGSNFVLFVLIIVSFLPGFLLYKQLPDQIPSHWNLSGEVDDYLSKDTLLFLIPGINLGMFFLFLLLPKIDPSKNNYSLFIGSYTIVRWSIHVLLIFLQLFTVLNGVRVGRGEASLDASLFVPIAVSFLFIIIGNYMGRFRHNYFIGIRTPWTLANESVWQKTHRLGGKLFVLTGIIGLSGIFFDPAVKAILLFTPLMISVIMITVYSYLLYKKI
- a CDS encoding AAA family ATPase; this translates as MDLFTYSEEQQREAKGPLAARMRPSSLDEFVGQQHIVGPGKLLRRAIEADQLSSVIFYGPPGTGKTTLARVIANTTKSTFTQLNAVTAGVSDIRQIITEAKQRLGMYQQKTILFVDEIHRFNKAQQDALLPFVEDGVVILIGATTENPFFEVNPALLSRSQIFSLTLLSEEDLRQVAIRALNDREKGLGNWQVHMEEDALLHLIRYAEGDARRMLNALELAVVTTPPDYEGTIHVTLDVAVDSIQRRAVRYDKSGDNHYDTISAFIKSIRGSDPDAALYWLARMIDAGEDPKFIARRMIIAASEDVGNADPRGLQVAVSAFQALDIIGMPEGRIPLAQAVTYLACAPKSNAAYNGINQALRYINEKGHGEVPSHLKDASYKGAKKLGHGVGYLYPHDYPGGYVNQSYFPDGVHQQFYHPVNRGYEKQIGLYLNWIQEQKKKEKLE
- a CDS encoding 5' nucleotidase, NT5C type, with protein sequence MKLGVDIDGTIKKTQQAAIQVFNEELGKNLTEEDIDSFYLDEPYGLTQKEGKRLWRKLEHRIYSLGVPIEQAAETLSQLVKDGHEVYFITARPGMKHIREVTVNWLKKHGFPYNGDNLYMNSQDKAKVAQELGIDLFFEDAPDHLDRLIHAKIPTVVVDAVYNREYTDIPRLTHWQDAYGIISDLQD
- a CDS encoding alpha/beta hydrolase; the encoded protein is MKQYIKNKKGLMIHLIENIFGSKELFILCHGFTGSVESHVILKIRELLSELKLDNVSIDFTNNINDSGGDFSLHTISGEIEDLQTVYDKYQALYEKIYLVGHSMGCFVTTRFAIGRPLDGLILVAPPYSMKETIQRAAMAQNENLDEALAKWKEKGYTMIYKESLQKSFPLNYSFYEDLTQWEDMDLASYYQKLECPAFVVLSSDDLVVPPWQSKKLFYSLGSKEKILVEIAGATHSFDNGTDGKLTEAIREYLSAKI
- a CDS encoding tRNA threonylcarbamoyladenosine dehydratase; this translates as MLHQFSRTELAIGPEGLEALKKSTVAVLGIGGVGSFTVEALARTAVGKLILIDKDVVDITNINRQIHANLNTIGQSKAELMKERVKAINPECDVITMNMFYTPETAYQLFGHFLDYVADASDTISGKIHLIKECYSRKIPIISSMGAANKTDPTKFKVADISETSYDPIAKVIRQKLRKDYGIRKGVKVVYSKEIPVKQREDVLQKVVTNPDSPIRKAKMPPSSNAFVPSVAGLIMASVIINDLLVKAGIEIPRVNH